A region from the Paraburkholderia youngii genome encodes:
- the proP gene encoding glycine betaine/L-proline transporter ProP has translation MTASSNGFWRHHKQEQRLTLDDITVVDHSLLKRAVGAMALGNAMEWFDFGVYSYIAVTLGKVFFPSSSPSAQLIATFGTFAAAFLVRPIGGMVFGPLGDRIGRQRVLAMTMIMMAAGTFAIGLIPNYATIGILAPALLLLARLVQGFSTGGEYGGAATFIAEFSTDKRRGFMGSFLEFGTLIGYVLGAGTVALLTATLSTDALLSWGWRVPFLIAGPLGLMGLYIRMKLEETPAFKKQAEQREAEDRALPKQSFGQLLAQQWKPLLLCVGLVLIFNVTDYMALSYLPSYLSATLHFNETHGLFLVLLVMILMMPMTLAAGRLSDAIGRKPVMLLGCVGLFALSIPALLLIRMGTVLPVFAGLMILGVLLSCFTGVMPSALPALFPTRIRYGALAIGFNVSVSLFGGTTPLVTAWLVDRTGNLMMPAYYLMGASLIGIVSVLALRETARKPLLGSGPCVATRAEAHAVLRGEREAEEMDERFAAAATARA, from the coding sequence CAACGCGATGGAATGGTTCGATTTCGGCGTGTACAGCTATATCGCGGTGACGCTCGGCAAGGTGTTCTTCCCCTCGTCGAGCCCGTCGGCGCAGCTCATCGCGACCTTCGGCACGTTTGCCGCGGCGTTTCTCGTGCGGCCGATCGGCGGCATGGTGTTCGGGCCGCTCGGTGACCGTATCGGCCGTCAGCGCGTGCTGGCGATGACGATGATCATGATGGCCGCGGGCACCTTCGCGATCGGCCTGATCCCCAACTACGCGACGATCGGCATTCTCGCGCCGGCGCTATTGCTGCTCGCGCGCCTCGTGCAGGGCTTCTCGACCGGCGGCGAGTACGGCGGCGCCGCGACCTTCATTGCCGAATTTTCGACCGACAAGCGCCGCGGCTTCATGGGCAGCTTCCTCGAGTTCGGCACGCTGATCGGCTATGTGCTCGGCGCGGGCACGGTCGCGCTGTTGACGGCGACGCTGTCGACCGACGCACTGCTGTCCTGGGGCTGGCGCGTGCCGTTCCTGATCGCCGGTCCGCTCGGCCTCATGGGTCTCTACATCCGTATGAAACTCGAGGAAACGCCCGCGTTCAAGAAGCAGGCCGAACAGCGTGAAGCCGAGGACCGCGCGCTGCCTAAACAGTCGTTCGGCCAGCTGCTCGCGCAGCAATGGAAGCCACTGCTGCTGTGCGTCGGCCTCGTGCTGATCTTCAACGTGACCGACTACATGGCGCTGTCGTATCTGCCGAGCTATCTGTCGGCGACGCTGCACTTCAACGAAACGCACGGCCTGTTCCTCGTGCTGCTCGTGATGATCCTGATGATGCCGATGACGCTCGCCGCCGGCCGTCTGTCCGACGCGATCGGCCGCAAGCCGGTGATGCTGCTCGGCTGCGTCGGTCTGTTCGCGCTGTCGATTCCCGCGCTGCTGCTGATTCGCATGGGCACGGTGCTGCCGGTGTTCGCCGGTCTGATGATTCTCGGCGTGCTGCTATCGTGCTTCACCGGCGTGATGCCGTCGGCACTGCCGGCGCTGTTCCCGACCCGGATCCGCTACGGTGCGCTCGCGATCGGCTTCAATGTCTCGGTGTCGCTGTTCGGCGGTACGACGCCGCTCGTGACCGCATGGCTGGTCGACCGCACCGGCAATCTGATGATGCCCGCGTACTACCTGATGGGCGCATCGCTGATCGGCATCGTATCGGTGCTTGCGCTGCGCGAAACCGCGCGCAAGCCGCTGCTCGGCTCGGGCCCGTGCGTCGCGACGCGCGCCGAAGCGCACGCGGTGCTGCGCGGCGAACGCGAGGCCGAGGAGATGGATGAACGGTTCGCGGCGGCTGCGACCGCGCGTGCCTGA